A DNA window from Rhinolophus sinicus isolate RSC01 linkage group LG10, ASM3656204v1, whole genome shotgun sequence contains the following coding sequences:
- the PTH1R gene encoding parathyroid hormone/parathyroid hormone-related peptide receptor isoform X2 yields the protein MTKEEQILLLHRAQAQCEKRLKEVQQRPADIMETDRGWASASTSGKPRKEKPSGKLYPEPEEDREVLPGTRRGRPCLPEWDHILCWPLGAPGEVVAMPCPDYIYDFNHKGYAYRRCDRNGSWELVPGHNRTWANYSECVKFLTNETREREVFDRLGMIYTVGYSVSLASLTVAVLILAYFRRLHCTRNYIHMHLFLSFMLRAVSIFVKDAVLYSGATLDEAERLTEEELRAIAQAPPPPAAAAAGYAGCRVAVTFFLYFLATNYYWILVEGLYLHSLIFMAFFSEKKYLWGFTVFGWGLPAVFVAVWVGVRATLANTGCWDLSSGNKKWIIQVPILASIVLNFVLFINIVRVLATKLRETNAGRCDTRQQYRKLLKSTLVLMPLFGVHYIVFMATPYTEVSGTLWQVQMHYEMLFNSFQGFFVAIIYCFCNGEVQAEIKKSWSRWTLALDFKRKARSGSSSYSYGPMVSHTSVTNVGPRTGLGLPLSPRLLPAATANGHPQLPSHTKPGTPALQTTQPAVAAPKDDGFLNGSCSGLEEEASAREQPPALLQEEWETVM from the exons ATGACCAAAGAGGAGCAGATCCTCCTGCTGCACCGCGCTCAGGCCCAATGCGAGAAGCGGCTCAAAGAAGTCCAGCAGAGgccag CTGACATAATGGAAACAGATAGAGGATGGGCATCTGCGTCCACATCAGGGAAGCCGAGGAAAGAGAAGCCATCTGGGAAACTCTACCCTGAACCCGAGGAGGACAGGGAAGTGCTCCCTGGCACGCGCAGAG GACGCCCCTGCCTGCCTGAGTGGGACCACATCCTATGCTGGCCATTGGGTGCACCGGGTGAGGTGGTGGCCATGCCCTGTCCTGACTACATTTATGACTTCAATCACAAAG GCTATGCCTATCGGCGCTGTGACCGAAATGGCAGCTGGGAGCTGGTGCCTGGGCACAACCGGACATGGGCCAACTACAGCGAGTGCGTCAAGTTCCTGACCAATGAGACTCGTGAACGG GAGGTGTTTGACCGCCTGGGCATGATCTACACGGTGGGCTACTCCGTCTCGCTGGCTTCCCTCACCGTGGCTGTGCTCATCCTGGCTTACTTCAG GCGGTTGCACTGCACACGCAACTACATCCACATGCACCTGTTCCTGTCCTTTATGCTTCGCGCCGTGAGCATCTTCGTCAAGGACGCGGTGCTCTACTCTGGCGCCACCCTCGATGAGGCCGAGCGCCTCACCGAGGAAGAGCTGCGCGCCATCGCCCAGGCCCCTCCGCCGCCCGCCGCCGCAGCCGCCGGCTAC GCTGGCTGCCGGGTGGCTGTGACCTTCTTCCTTTACTTCCTGGCCACCAACTACTACTGGATTCTGGTGGAGGGGCTGTACCTGCACAGCCTCATCTTCATGGCCTTCTTCTCAGAGAAGAAGTACCTGTGGGGCTTCACGGTCTTCGGCTGGG GTCTGCCCGCTGTCTTCGTGGCTGTGTGGGTCGGTGTGAGAGCCACCCTGGCCAACACTGG GTGCTGGGACTTGAGCTCCGGGAACAAGAAGTGGATCATCCAGGTGCCCATCCTGGCCTCCATTGTG CTCAACTTCGTCCTCTTCATCAACATTGTCCGCGTGCTCGCCACCAAGCTGCGGGAAACTAACGCCGGCCGGTGTGACACGCGGCAGCAATACCG GAAGCTGCTGAAATCCACGCTGGTGCTCATGCCGCTCTTCGGTGTCCACTACATCGTCTTCATGGCCACACCGTACACCGAGGTCTCAGGGACGCTCTGGCAAGTCCAGATGCACTACGAGATGCTCTTCAACTCCTTCCAG GGATTTTTTGTCGCCATCATATACTGTTTCTGCAACGGTGAG GTACAGGCCGAGATCAAGAAGTCCTGGAGCCGCTGGACACTGGCACTGGATTTCAAGCGCAAGGCACGGAGTGGGAGCAGCAGCTACAGCTATGGTCCGATGGTGTCTCACACGAGTGTCACCAATGTGGGCCCCCGTACGGGACTCGGCCTGCCCCTCAGCCCCCGCCTGCTGCCCGCTGCCACCGCCAATGGccacccccagctgcccagcCACACCAAGCCAGGGACCCCGGCCCTCCAGACCACACAGCCAGCTGTGGCCGCTCCCAAGGATGATGGGTTCCTCAACGGCTCCTGCtcagggctggaggaggaggccTCCGCACGGGAGCAGCCACCCGCCCTGCTGCAGGAGGAGTGGGAGACAGTCATGTGA
- the PTH1R gene encoding parathyroid hormone/parathyroid hormone-related peptide receptor isoform X1 codes for MGAARIAPGLALLLCCPVLSSAYALVDADDVMTKEEQILLLHRAQAQCEKRLKEVQQRPADIMETDRGWASASTSGKPRKEKPSGKLYPEPEEDREVLPGTRRGRPCLPEWDHILCWPLGAPGEVVAMPCPDYIYDFNHKGYAYRRCDRNGSWELVPGHNRTWANYSECVKFLTNETREREVFDRLGMIYTVGYSVSLASLTVAVLILAYFRRLHCTRNYIHMHLFLSFMLRAVSIFVKDAVLYSGATLDEAERLTEEELRAIAQAPPPPAAAAAGYAGCRVAVTFFLYFLATNYYWILVEGLYLHSLIFMAFFSEKKYLWGFTVFGWGLPAVFVAVWVGVRATLANTGCWDLSSGNKKWIIQVPILASIVLNFVLFINIVRVLATKLRETNAGRCDTRQQYRKLLKSTLVLMPLFGVHYIVFMATPYTEVSGTLWQVQMHYEMLFNSFQGFFVAIIYCFCNGEVQAEIKKSWSRWTLALDFKRKARSGSSSYSYGPMVSHTSVTNVGPRTGLGLPLSPRLLPAATANGHPQLPSHTKPGTPALQTTQPAVAAPKDDGFLNGSCSGLEEEASAREQPPALLQEEWETVM; via the exons ATGGGGGCCGCCCGGATCGCGCCCGGCCTGGCGCTCCTGCTCTGCTGCCCGGTGCTCAGCTCCGCATATGCGCTG GTGGACGCAGATGACGTCATGACCAAAGAGGAGCAGATCCTCCTGCTGCACCGCGCTCAGGCCCAATGCGAGAAGCGGCTCAAAGAAGTCCAGCAGAGgccag CTGACATAATGGAAACAGATAGAGGATGGGCATCTGCGTCCACATCAGGGAAGCCGAGGAAAGAGAAGCCATCTGGGAAACTCTACCCTGAACCCGAGGAGGACAGGGAAGTGCTCCCTGGCACGCGCAGAG GACGCCCCTGCCTGCCTGAGTGGGACCACATCCTATGCTGGCCATTGGGTGCACCGGGTGAGGTGGTGGCCATGCCCTGTCCTGACTACATTTATGACTTCAATCACAAAG GCTATGCCTATCGGCGCTGTGACCGAAATGGCAGCTGGGAGCTGGTGCCTGGGCACAACCGGACATGGGCCAACTACAGCGAGTGCGTCAAGTTCCTGACCAATGAGACTCGTGAACGG GAGGTGTTTGACCGCCTGGGCATGATCTACACGGTGGGCTACTCCGTCTCGCTGGCTTCCCTCACCGTGGCTGTGCTCATCCTGGCTTACTTCAG GCGGTTGCACTGCACACGCAACTACATCCACATGCACCTGTTCCTGTCCTTTATGCTTCGCGCCGTGAGCATCTTCGTCAAGGACGCGGTGCTCTACTCTGGCGCCACCCTCGATGAGGCCGAGCGCCTCACCGAGGAAGAGCTGCGCGCCATCGCCCAGGCCCCTCCGCCGCCCGCCGCCGCAGCCGCCGGCTAC GCTGGCTGCCGGGTGGCTGTGACCTTCTTCCTTTACTTCCTGGCCACCAACTACTACTGGATTCTGGTGGAGGGGCTGTACCTGCACAGCCTCATCTTCATGGCCTTCTTCTCAGAGAAGAAGTACCTGTGGGGCTTCACGGTCTTCGGCTGGG GTCTGCCCGCTGTCTTCGTGGCTGTGTGGGTCGGTGTGAGAGCCACCCTGGCCAACACTGG GTGCTGGGACTTGAGCTCCGGGAACAAGAAGTGGATCATCCAGGTGCCCATCCTGGCCTCCATTGTG CTCAACTTCGTCCTCTTCATCAACATTGTCCGCGTGCTCGCCACCAAGCTGCGGGAAACTAACGCCGGCCGGTGTGACACGCGGCAGCAATACCG GAAGCTGCTGAAATCCACGCTGGTGCTCATGCCGCTCTTCGGTGTCCACTACATCGTCTTCATGGCCACACCGTACACCGAGGTCTCAGGGACGCTCTGGCAAGTCCAGATGCACTACGAGATGCTCTTCAACTCCTTCCAG GGATTTTTTGTCGCCATCATATACTGTTTCTGCAACGGTGAG GTACAGGCCGAGATCAAGAAGTCCTGGAGCCGCTGGACACTGGCACTGGATTTCAAGCGCAAGGCACGGAGTGGGAGCAGCAGCTACAGCTATGGTCCGATGGTGTCTCACACGAGTGTCACCAATGTGGGCCCCCGTACGGGACTCGGCCTGCCCCTCAGCCCCCGCCTGCTGCCCGCTGCCACCGCCAATGGccacccccagctgcccagcCACACCAAGCCAGGGACCCCGGCCCTCCAGACCACACAGCCAGCTGTGGCCGCTCCCAAGGATGATGGGTTCCTCAACGGCTCCTGCtcagggctggaggaggaggccTCCGCACGGGAGCAGCCACCCGCCCTGCTGCAGGAGGAGTGGGAGACAGTCATGTGA